TAATCCCCGCAACCATGCTTTGCGCGCATGCACAAGAAGTTTATCGCATCCAGAGGCAATCAAGCGATGTGCAAACGCCGAAAAAAAATCGTAACTGTCCTGGTGATCAATGCCAATACGAGTTTTGGCAGTCACCGGAATAGACACAGCCTGTTTTATCGCAGTAATGCAATCAGCAACATGCTCAGGCTCTGCCATTAAACAAGCACCGAAACGTCCAGCCTGAACTCGATCACTGGGGCAACCCAAATTTAAATTTATTTCATTAAAACCTTGCTGCTCTGCTTTTTTTGCGCTTAAAACTAATGCTTTTTTATCCGCCCCACCAAGTTGTAGAGCCAAAGGATTTTCCATGGGATGAAATCCCAAGGCTCGAGATGAATTATTAAAAACGGCGCCTGGAGTTTGCATATCCGTATATAAAAGCGCTTTGGGAGCAAGCATGCGCATAAAAACCCTAAAATGGGTATAAGTCCAATCAATCATAGGCGCAATGGCCAGAGAAGATATGAGAGGAGATTGCGAACAAAGTACGGCAGACACGAATAAACTTCCTGACAAATGAAAGATTATACATCATTCCAATTTTGACCAAAATATGTACGAACATATGGCACAAATTAAGGTGTAATACAATCAAAGTATGATTTTGCCCTGTCATGGATAATAAAAAGAGATTTACTGCGATTAGCCATGGTATAATGGCGGCAGTAATATGAAACTTACCTTGACAGGTTGTGACATGCGTGTTTTAAAAATCGATTTTACCCAACCGCAAGCAGCAAAAATATTCAGTGAATCCCTCAGACATACCGGTTTTGCCATTCTGGAAAATCACCCAATTGACAACGATTTGATTGACTCTATCTATGACGAGTGGCACGAATTTTTTAATCGGCAAGACAAGCACGATTATCTTTACAAAAAAGAAACGCAAGACGGCTATTTTCCCATGACCATTTCGGAAAAAGCCAAAGGCGCCACATTAAAAGATTTAAAGGAATTTTATCAATATTATCCGTGGGGACAATATCCTTCCTCGGTGAGTGCCAACACGAAAGCATTATACCGCCAATTAACCGAGTTAGCAGCCACTCTGCTGAATTGGCTAGAGGTCGAATTGCCGGTGGTTATTGCCGAACAATTATCCATGCCATTATCTGCAATGATCAGAGACAGTGAACAAACGATGCTACGCATCCTGCATTATCCGGCATTATCGGGTGACGAACCTGTTGGTGCTGTGCGCGCTGCAGCCCACGAAGACATTAATTTACTAACTCTTTTAGTTGGTGCAACAACGTCGGGTTTACAGGTAAAAGACAACCAAGGGCAATGGCATGAAGTTCCTTGTTCAAAAGAAAACATCGTGGTTAACGTAGGAGACATGCTTGCACTGGCAACCAATGACTTTTATCGTTCCACCACTCATCAAGTAGTCAATCCCGAGGGGAGCAATGAAGCTCGGCTCTCCATGCCATTATTTCTGCATCCTCGTCCCGAAGTGCAACTTTCTTTACAAAAAACAGCGGGACAATTTTTACAAGAGCGTCTAATTGAGCTAGGAGTTATATAATCATGACTGATGTACATCCATTGCCAAACAACGCCATTGAATTGGTCAAAACATATCTTTTACAATTGCAAACCAACATTTGCAATGAACTGGAAGCCTTGGACGGAGCAACCAGATTCATAGAGGATTCCTGGACTCGCTCGCAAGGCGGGGGCGGTATTTCGCGTGTGCTTTCTGCAGGTGCAACGTTTGAAAAAGCTGGTGTAAATTTTTCACACGTCAGTGGCGAGCAACTCCCCCCCTCTGCCAGTGCCATTCGACCCGAACTGGCTGGATGTCAATTTTCAGCGTTAGGTGTTTCCCTTGTCATCCATCCTGATAACCCTTATGTACCTACCACGCATGCAAATGTTCGATTTTTTGTTGCTGAAAAACAAGGAATGTCCCCTATCTGGTGGTTTGGTGGCGGATTTGATTTAACCCCCTATTATGGATTTCAAGAAGATTGCCAACACTGGCATCACATGGCTCATCAGGCATGCGAACCTTATGGTAAAGACGTTTATCCCCGGTTTAAAGAATGGTGTGACCGCTATTTTTATCTTCCACACCGCCATGAAGCACGCGGAATTGGTGGTCTTTTCTTTGATGACTATAATGAACAGGGATTTGAACACAGTTTTGATTTAATGAAAAGCATAGGCAACCATTTCATGAAAGCATACGCCCCTATTGTGGAAAAACGTAAATCACTGTCATTTGGCGCAAAAGAAAAAGCATTCCAACTCTATCGTCGTGGACGTTATGTGGAATTTAATCTTATTTATGATCGCGGCACATTGTTTGGCCTGCAATCAGGAGGACGTACTGAATCGATTCTTATGTCTCTCCCCCCGCAAGTACACTGGCATTACAATTGGCAACCGGAAGAAAATAGTCCTGAAGCAACCTTATATACTGATTTTTTGCCTGCACGTGACTGGCTGGCAAACAAGTCGTAAGCCAATCGCATTAGGAGTGTTTCGTAAGTGGACGCCAAAATATTGCCGCTGCACAAATATTTAACAGACCCAGAATAAGAAACACTTCCGAAATTGCCATATGAAAATACAAAAGCATCATCACGAATATGGTTCCAGCCACCATGAATAATGCATTTAGGATATTATTGGCTGCAATTGTTCGCGCTCTAAACGTTTCTTCACTGACAATTTGCAAAAACGTGTACAATGGGACTATAAACATCCCCCTGAAAACGCAATAAGGAACAAATCAACCGCCACACGCACGTGAGCAATCCGACTAAAAAACTCCTGCAGCAATTGCAAAGAATCCTCTGTATTCGCAGATGGCGTTGCCCAGTATAAATCGCAGGCAAAGATTGACAAGATAATCATTGCATGTGGTACATATTTTAATGTTATTCTGCCTTTTAATAGCTGACTAATGGTAAGAGAACCTGCAGCAATGCCGATGGAAAACAAGGCAAGAAATACTGCAAAAACGGATGTTTCCGCTTTTAACACGTAATTTGTATAATCAGGCAGCTTGGTCAGGATCACAGTACCTATCAACCAAAACCAGGATATGGCTAACAGCACAGGAATAATATGCTTATTGCGCATGATGTCTTTAAGCATACGATAAGTCGCTCGCAGCAGCCGCCAGTCAATGTATAAATCCTTTGCCTTGGATGGCGCTGATGGAATAAAAAAGCTTGCAACTAACCCAAGCAGAGCCGCCATACAGGTTAAAAAAATGGCATAGATTACTCCTCCTGATATACCGCCAATGCTTAGTGCACCTAAAGTAGTACCAAGAAGGATGGCAAGGAAAGTACTTCCCTCAATTAACGCTGTTGCTCCTAATAATTCTTTTTTGGGTAAATGGGTAGGCAAAATGGCGTATTTGATTGGTCCAAAAAAAGTTGAATGGATGCCCATACCGGTCAAAATGATCATCATCATCGTAACATGGCCCCAATAAAGACCAAACCCACCAAGAATCATCAAGAACATTTCAAACAACTTAATAAAGCGCGTCATTCGCGCCTTATCATACTTATCTGCCATTTGACCCGCAGTGGCCGAAAATAAGAAAAAGGGAAAATAAATAGTCCACCAGCTATGGCCTGATAGGTTTCAGATTGAGCTTGTGAAGTACTTAAAAAATAGCTGATTAACGTTAACATGGCCAACTTATAAGCATTATCATTAAATGCACCAAAAAATTGGGTACAGAAAAGAGGAAAGAAATTTTTTTTCTTAAAAGCTGTAATAATAATCCCATGCCTATCCTAATTGTATTCTTTAAAAACTGGTGCGCCTGTTTGTTATTCGACTGACTATTCCATTAAAATAAAAAATATTGGTGTCATGATGTAACGAGTCCCTTTATCTATCTAACAAGGAATCTAGGGATTATGATGGATGCCTTCTACTTAATGCCCTCATAATTTTTTCCATAGCATATTCATTAGGCATTGTTTGCTCGATAATGGCTTGCGTACGCTGTACACAATATTCCTTAACCTCTTTATCTGGCAGGATATAAAACGTTTTTTTATTGATTTCATGCATAATATGCTGTGCTACATCTTCCGTCGGTCGCCCACGCCCCATAAGCTCCATGACTTTCTTATGGATAGGTTCCGCGTTAGCGGAAAAAGAATTAATTAATAGATTGGTGTTAACAAATGAAGGACAAACAACGGAAACATGAATGCTCGGGTTTAATGGTTGCAACTCAAAATACAAGGATTCTGATAAACTAACAATAGCATGTTTGGACATGGCATAGGCAGACATATTCGATCCACTGCATAGGCCGTAAAAACTTGCCATATTAACAATATGAGAAGAATGCTGTTGTTTAAGCATATAAGGCAGAAAAGCTTGTACTCCATGAATCACGCCAAATACATTGACATCGAACACCTGTCGAATTTCTGCCGCAGATAACTTCCACACTGGTGCCAAACGACCGCTGATTCCAGCATTGTTAATAAGCAAATCAATGCGCCCAAAATGGCCCATACTATGGTCTGCTAATCGTCTAACTTCTTCTTCCCGGCTTACATCACAGACAATGCCAAGCACTTCCGTAGCTGCTTGTTGACTTAACTCATTGACGCGAGCTTGCAAGTCATCTTTTGCATTATCTGCCATAACCACTTGCATTTGTCTCTGCAGGCAAATTTTTGCCAAAGCCAGACCAATGCCGTCCGCAGCACCAGTGATTACCGCAATTTGCTTATTTTCATTCATTCATGATAATGACGTCTTGGGCCTTTAAACCTTTAGGCCCTTTATCAAGAATAAAACTTACTATGTCGTTTTCACGCAGAGTTTTAAAACCAACACCCTGTATATCCTTATAATGGACAAAGATATCGTCCCCTTGCTGATTAATGATAAAACCAAATCCTTTTTTTTCATTAAACCACTTTACTTGTCCAGTTTCTCTCTGCGACATTTTCACTATTCCTCTTCTTAGTCTTTAAATCTGCTATAAGTGAAATTTACAAATAAGTTCTTGAAGATTATCCAAGAAAAATCAATGATACGCTACAAAGATGTGTCATAAAAGCGTATTTTCTGAGACTTGTTGCTTTCAAGAATTATAAATTCCATTTTTAATTCAGTTCAAATCAAAATAATCAGTGAACTTGCGTTAAAATACCATCATTATCACGATTTCAACAATACCAGCATATCATTTTTTTATTGATTATTAATGGTTTTTCTATGTATGACAATATGTTTGTAACTGGATGGCCATCCAAGGGCTCCCTCACCACTCTATTATAAATATAAATTTAATTGCCTAGGAGTATGTATGAATACGTCAAAAGAAGCTTTTATAAAACTAGCATTACAATGTAATGCATTAAAATTTGGTGAATTTACTCTGAAGTCAGGTCGGATAAGTCCTTATTTTTTCAATGCCGGATTATTTTATCAAGGTGATGCTTTACGCCGCCTTGGGATATTTTATGCGAATGTTCTTATGCAGAATAAAGTGGATTTTCAGCATCTTTTTGGTCCCGCCTATAAAGGCTTACCTTTGGCCACGGCAACAGCCATTGCCCTTGCGAGCCTGAATATCACCACAACGGTTACCTTTAATCGCAAAGAAGCCAAAGACCATGGCGAGGGAGGGCATTTGATTGGGGCACCACTAAGTGGTAAAACAGTAATTATTGATGATGTCATCACAGCTGGCACTGCATTTCGTGAAGCACAGCAATTAATTAAAGAAAACGGCGGGCAATTAACGACGGTTATCATTGCGCTCGATCGTTGTGAGCGAGGTCTAAGTCATCAATCAGCAATACAAGACATTCAACAGCAAGGAATCCAGGTATTTTCTATCCTCACGCTGTTCGATTTGATTGATTATTTGAAAAACAAGAAGAACATCAAAAAGTTGAAAAACTGCTCTCTTATCAAAAACAATACGGTTATTAATATCAAATTCAGCCTTTCTTGCAAACTGCTTTTTTCCTCGGCCATATTCAATGGCAAAAACACATACTCCCCTTCTGCGGAGTATGTGTACATGGTAGATTTCAAATGCTGCTTGTCATCAGAGTAGAGAGGGAACGCGCTTAAATTCCGGTGCCTCAGGCAATACTTCGCTTGCCGCAGCGCGTTTACGACTAGCAAACATACTGCTTGAAGAATGAGCTACCGATGGCGCTGCAGCTGTAGGAGCTTGTCTGCTATCCAATTCTAAATCATCAGACGGTTGTGCGGCTGAGCGTTTACGAGAAGACATTCTTTCGCCTGAAAAAGATGCTGCTGCGGCTTCAGCAAGATCCTCACGTGCTGCAGGACGTCTGTGAGTTGTTCTTGCCGCAGCCGACACAACATCCCCTTCTGAAATCTCAGGCGTGGCACCATTGGCCATAGCTAAGGCAGTCATGCCTTGCTGAAGCAGGGTTTGTGCGCGCTGGGCATGCTCCAGTTGCAATGTAGTCGCCCTTTCTCGACGACGAAACTCACCACTTTGAACGGTTAACTGCTGATTTAATCGCTGCAACTCTCTGGCCTCAGCCACCGCCTGAGCCAATTCATCTTCCAAGCTAGCTGCTTTTTCGTTAGCTTTATCCAGGTTATCATTAAGAAGCGCTTCCCTGTCTTTGGCTTGTTGCAGCTTGGCTCTCGTTCTCTGTAATTGTGCCTGCACTGTTTCTCGTTGCTCTTTTTCACGTGCCAATTCACTGTCCAAACCATCTACTTTAGCCAAACGCTCTTGTGCTTCTCCTAATAAAGCCTGGGTTTCAGCATGTTGCTCTTGCAGCTTTCTAAGTTCTTCTGCAGCGGTCGTCTTTTCTCTTTCCACACGAGCGAGCTTGCTTTCTACCGCAAGCAACATTTCGCGAAGAAATTCAGATTCTTTCTCCGCAACCACCGGAGCAACCGAAACACTGGCCACAGCAACCTCTGTACGAAGTACTTTTTGACTATGTCGTCTGATTTCTTCTTTTGTGGGAACGGTTATACCAAGCTCCCTACACCGCATTGCTCGATGAGAATACTCCTGTGAATCCAAATGAGTTGCAATAACCGCTCGATTCGAAAATACCTCCAATTCAAGCTCTGTGGCTGTACGAACAAGCTCTTTAACATAAGGTACATTAGCCGTAATCAGAACATGATGCGTTAAGCGTTTTGTATCATCCTCCGTTAAGACAGGCTTCATTAAAGACAATAATGTTGCAAGATTTCTAAAAAATTGTTCTTTTATTTCTTCAGGGCAAGCACCTTCTGTCAACACCAAACGATGTAAAATCGTTCGATTTGCCTTCAGTGAACGATGTTGCGCCATCGCCCTTAATTCAACAGCATCCAGTGTAGCAAATAACCGCATATCACCGTCGGTAAATCCTTGTGGTTTATCCTCCAATGTAACCAATAACACTTCATGTCTCATTCACTTTACCCCTTTTTAAAAAATTCTTAACTTGTCTTCAATAGGCAGCAATATCAATGGTTTTCATCTTATAGTTAAGACGCTTTCCATTGCGTAATACGGTCAAAGTAATTTCCTGCCCTATGTTCAACTTCGTCTGCAAATTATACAAAGTATCATAATTACCCACTGGTTGACCATCTAAGGCAACAATCACATCCCCCAAATGGATTCGTCCCCAATGATCACGATAGGTACCGCGTAATCCTGCCTGAGCTGCTGGTGAGTTAGGCAATACCTCCGAAATTAAAATACCTTTTTTAACTCCAAGTCGCAAAGCAACGCTTGGATCGACACGCTGTACACCAATGCCTGCCAAAACCACTCGCCCATTTTTTATAATCTGACTGACAATACGCACAATTTCATCGGCAGGAACCGCAAATCCTACACCTGCAGACGATCCAGATTGTGAATAAATGGCTGTATTCATTCCTATTAATCGCCCTGAACTGTCTAACAATGGGCCACCAGAATTACCCGGATTAATAGAAGCATCCGTTTGAATCATATCTCGAATCGTCACGCCCCCTATACCAGGCATTTGCCTACCAAGCGCAGAAATCACGCCCATGGTTAAGCTATGATCCAGGCCAAAAGGGTTACCAATAGCAATGGCTTTTTGCCCCACCAATAACTCATCCGTATGAGCTATCTCAAACGGCGTAAATGATTGCAACAATTCACGAGCTTTAGGGGAAGTTAAAGCAAGCACTGCAATATCCTTACGTGGCTCTGCCCCTATCACTTTTGCCGGAAAAGTATACTTTCCAATGCTGACGGCTAAATTATCAGCGCCGTTGATCACATGAAAGTTAGTGACCACATGACCTTCTTTATCCCAGATGATTCCTGATCCCGCCCCTGAGGGAATATGCAACAATTCGTAAGAACCATTCACCACAGTTTTTATGCGATGAACATAAATGACTTTGGGAGAAGCTTTTTGAAAGATTTCAATCGTGTTTCTTTCATAAGCCAATAATTCATCCATTTTAGCGGCGGAAGCAGACAGGGAAACGCAATAGGCAACAAACAGGCAGATAAAACGGAATCCATTGAGTTTCATTATAATCCTCCATCATAAAAACATATGGAATGAATAAGGTGTGTAAAATCTAATGATATAGCGACCCGATTATGCTTTAATAATAAGCAACCTGTCAAATAGTTAATGTTCTAGATGAATGTTCTAAAGAAACCACTCCAATGCTACTTCCAAACATTCAGCCAACAAATTGAAATTTCTATGAGTAAATACAAGATGGTTGAAAAAACTTAAAAAACTGTTCTGATTATCTTTCGATAAGTCCGAAAAATAATCAGAACAATCAAAACAAATCATGATAATGCTTTAAGTCATTAACTCTGAAGCGGACTCTTCAGAAGCATAATAATTATTCTCATCATCCTCTTCATAATCGTTACCTTCGTTAATATCACGCTCAGCGTCTTCAACCTCACTTCTGGAATCTGCCTCCTCTTTCGCTTTCTGGGGCGTAATATTGGACGATAGCCTGAAAAACTGCAGCAGAAACTGTAAGGGTTGGGTTAGTAATTTAAACGCTTGCGTTCCTGCATCAATGGATGCTGTAGCCACATGTTCCGAATTTTCGTTATGTCGAATATACACTTTTTCCAGAACACTTGTATGACGCCGATAAATGTCATCCAATTGGCGATTACGGGTTTTTTCTTGCTCCAATAAATACCCCTGAAGGTCAGCGTGTGAATCCCATATGGAAGCGCGTCGTGCTTGTAATTGCTCTAACTCCTTATCGTAAAACGCAATTTCATAATCCACTTCCTGTCTTAGTTTATCGCAAATGATTTTACGCTCTTCAGGCGTTTCTCCCTGAATAGTTGCCAGAGATTGTTTGGATGCTGCCTCAGCATACCGATGAATCAAAGCCAGTTTCTTACTGAGAATTTCTTCAATTTTTTGATCAAGATATTGAATCGCATCTTTATTTGCACCAAGAACCTGGTAATGCGAATCAAACCGTCTGCCATTTTCCATCTGCATTCGCATTTTTTCCAGCTCTCGTGTCTCTTGCGTCAATGCTCTCATCTGTGCTTTATCATTCAGCATTTTGTCTCGACTTAATAAAAGCTGACGAATAAATATAGATAAGGCAGTCACCGCACCAAATACCATTGTACCAATGATAGCTATAGTAACGGGTTCCATAGCCCACTCTCCTTAGTGCAAATGAATCAACTGAGTATGTATTTCAACCGCAAAATATCGGCTAAATGTTTGGAAAGAATCTACTTCAGGCCATTGCTCTGCCCGGTCACACATGCGCAGCATTTCAGCTTTGTAGATTGGTCGATAATAATGTTTAATAAAAGGTTTAATGTCTGAGAGTTGTTTGAAATTCTTGACCACTACCGTTGCATTTTCAGCAAGATGCGACAAATTGACTTGCTCCAGTACCGTTGCCAATTCGCTTTGGTCTTCTACAGAAGATTTCATCCATTTTAATAAGACTGACCGTGGTTTGATACAAATTAACTGTTGTCCGTCCTGTATGGATGGCTCCATCAATACAATTTGCGAATGTAATTCAAATTTGAAACAACAGAGAAAATCAAGAAAACTGCCTTCAATCTCATTACGAGCATCTTTTCCTAACCACCGGCTTATTTCATAGCGAAACATGGAAGGAAAATGCCGCTCGATTTCATCTAAGGTGTCTTCTTCGTTATCGTGTCTACGGATGGTGTAAGCCGTTGTGTCCGTTTGCAACACCTTAAGGGCCGGCAATTCGATATCCGATAACTGAGAAGCCAAAAATGATTGAAAGACAGATGTGGGTTTTAAAATGACAACTTCCCATTGACTCGGTTGCATGATGCTCTCCTTTATTTAGTGTCTCATCCTGAGTACAACTTGAAAGCTAAATCAACTACTTTTTTCATTGGGGAAGGCTATCAGATTAACATTTCCATATGTAAAATTGCAACATGCTTAATACTAAAATTATTTGACGATACAACCGATTATGGTATACAGCCATACGTTGATTGCATGAGCAAAATGGCTTGTTTCATTATAAGGAAAAGCTCAGCCAAAAATAAGGTTTCTTACCTAGAAGTGACGGGGTAAATTGATTTACAAGGTGTATGCCTATATGCTTGTGGTTTAGCACCAATTATTATCTTTTTTATTTTATTAACATGCTGTAGTCATTATGAAATTAATTAAAAAATCCTTCTTGCTCCTGTGGATGTTTCTTATCATAGTAGTCTTTGTATTTTGGGCCCTCATTCAATTCATCAAACCAGAATCTGTAAAAGAGTTATTGAATAAGCAAATTACCTCTCTGACTGGACAAGACAGTCGTATTGATGGGGATATCCATTGGCAATTGTTCCCTCGGCCAGGAATAAAAGTAACCAACATCCAAATTGGTGAAAGTAAACAGAAAGCTTATTATTTTTTATTCATAGATAATTTGCATCTTAATTTACAGCTGACACCGCTGATGAAAGGCAAGCTGATTTTTAATGAAATCAACGTTGACGGTTTTACAGCCAATATCAATCCTGAAATCGCTGCCACCCCGCAACCAGATAAAACATCAACAAAACACGCGCCATCAGAAACAAAATCCTCTAGTCAATTCATGACAAGATTTGCTATTGATACTCTACTTTTAACCCATGGCCAACTTATCATTACGGATCATCAAAACCATATTGCACTGACTGATTTGCAAATTGGTGTGGATCAACTGAATTTAAACAATCATTATTTCTCTATACAGCTAAAAGGTAATATTGCCGGATCCTTACTGAACAATCAGGTCAATGCCACACTGAATTTCAAGGGTAAAACGCGCCTGACCACAGAGGCACTGACGCATCCACAATCCATCATGCAAAATTTGTCTCTTGATGGGCAACTGTTCCTGCAAAATCTCCAGTTTAATCAATTTAAAATTGGCAAAATCAATGCCAATGCCATGTCAAAATCAGGGGAAATTACCTTAAATCCCTTAAATCTCTCATTATATGAGGGAGAAGCCATAGGTCATTTAAATTATCGAATGACATCCAAAGCATTTACGCTAAGTCAGACTGCTACAGGCCTTAATGCCAAACAATTGCTAAATGATTTGACGGGTAATAATCTTCTTAAAGGAAAACTGGACTTTTCCTTGCATGCTTCCGGTAATTTAAGTGAACCTAACTGGCAAAATCGCTTGCAAGCGAAAGGAAATGTAACCATTAAAGATGGATTTTTAAATTTTGCCGATATCAAAAAACTGGTTAACCATATCGCCGAAACCATTGACCTTTTAATGACCCAAAAATCTTTTGATGCATCGCTCGCTTCACTGCTAGATAACATGAATCTGGCCGCGTACCAGGAAGGCAAAACAAAATTTCAATTACTTAGCATCCAATATGATTTAAAACATGATCTTTTATTTAATGATTCTTTGTTGCTGCAAGCCGAGCAACTGCAAGTTAAAGGTTATGGTCAAATTGATTTGAACAATCTTTCGATTGCAAACGAATTATTAATAAAACTACTCACATCCGATAAAACCATTAATAAAATTCAGGAATTATTCGATAACGGCTTGCCTTTTAAACTCAGTGGAAAAATGTCAATGCCAATGATTTATCCGGATTTACGCAAAATCAGTCCAGTTATATCCACATATTTATTAAAAAAATCTTTTGATAAGCCATTGAAAAAATTACAAAAAGGGCTTGAAGAATGGCTGCGATAAACAACCATGAAGACCAATAGAATCCCTGTCCTCATTGGCATCATTATCCTGGTTGGAATCAGTTCGGGATTTGCTGGTATGTTGCTGGCTTTACTTCTTCGTTCCATCCAGCATTTGGCCTATGGTTATAGCCCCTTGCAAATCGTCAGCAATGAAACATTCCTGGAAGGAGTCCGTGCCGCCTCGCCTCAACGACGCTTTCTTATCCTCACTTTATGCGGTGTAATCGCCGGTGGTGGCTGGTGGTTGCTTCACCGCTATGGCAACCCGTTGGTTAGCGTCGGCGATGCAGTAAAAAATAAAATATCCATGCCAAAATGGACAACCATCATTCATGCATTATTACAAATTATTACCATCGCATTAGGATCACCTCTTGGCCGTGAAACGGCCCCAAGGGAAATGAGCGCTGTCTTTGCCGAATGGCTTTCAGCAAAAGCCGGACTAAGTATAAAAGATACGCAAATTATGGTGGCCTGCGGTGCTGGTGCTGGTTTTGCCGCGGTATACAATGTTCCCCTGGGAGGCGCATTATTCATCCTGGAAGTGTTATTATGCACGCTTAACTGGTCCATTTTAATCCCGGCCTTTGCTACATCAACCATTGCCGTCGTGGTATCATGGATTGGACTTGGAAATCACTCACAATACGCTCTTGCTACCTACCATGTTAGTCATAGCTTGACTTTTTGGTCCATTCTTTCAAGTCCTGTCTTCGGTTTATCCGCTTTCTGGTATATCCGCATTGCCAATCTCTGCCGTCACAAAGCACCGCGCGGTGGTTGGTCACTGCCTTTATTATGTTTGCTTAATTTCATCATCATTGGTGTTCTGGCCATGTATTTTCCTGCCATACTGGGAAATGGCAAAAGCCCAGTACAACTAGAATTCGATGATGAGATAGGAGTTGGAATCAGTTGCATTCT
This genomic interval from Legionella oakridgensis ATCC 33761 = DSM 21215 contains the following:
- the dusA gene encoding tRNA dihydrouridine(20/20a) synthase DusA is translated as MSAVLCSQSPLISSLAIAPMIDWTYTHFRVFMRMLAPKALLYTDMQTPGAVFNNSSRALGFHPMENPLALQLGGADKKALVLSAKKAEQQGFNEINLNLGCPSDRVQAGRFGACLMAEPEHVADCITAIKQAVSIPVTAKTRIGIDHQDSYDFFSAFAHRLIASGCDKLLVHARKAWLRGLNPKQNRTIPPLHYEYVYNIKQELPSVPIVINGNINSLEAIRLHLQQVDGVMLGRLACQNPYAIAIIHHGLYPQIPLLKRSVVLQQYLDYLKTAYAHGVAMSILLKPILGLAHGLPGAKLWKELLSNAQRGGVIPEHRNAISMMENMEQHDSDDVSLLSCQALNDG
- a CDS encoding isopenicillin N synthase family dioxygenase; the encoded protein is MKLTLTGCDMRVLKIDFTQPQAAKIFSESLRHTGFAILENHPIDNDLIDSIYDEWHEFFNRQDKHDYLYKKETQDGYFPMTISEKAKGATLKDLKEFYQYYPWGQYPSSVSANTKALYRQLTELAATLLNWLEVELPVVIAEQLSMPLSAMIRDSEQTMLRILHYPALSGDEPVGAVRAAAHEDINLLTLLVGATTSGLQVKDNQGQWHEVPCSKENIVVNVGDMLALATNDFYRSTTHQVVNPEGSNEARLSMPLFLHPRPEVQLSLQKTAGQFLQERLIELGVI
- the hemF gene encoding oxygen-dependent coproporphyrinogen oxidase; translation: MTDVHPLPNNAIELVKTYLLQLQTNICNELEALDGATRFIEDSWTRSQGGGGISRVLSAGATFEKAGVNFSHVSGEQLPPSASAIRPELAGCQFSALGVSLVIHPDNPYVPTTHANVRFFVAEKQGMSPIWWFGGGFDLTPYYGFQEDCQHWHHMAHQACEPYGKDVYPRFKEWCDRYFYLPHRHEARGIGGLFFDDYNEQGFEHSFDLMKSIGNHFMKAYAPIVEKRKSLSFGAKEKAFQLYRRGRYVEFNLIYDRGTLFGLQSGGRTESILMSLPPQVHWHYNWQPEENSPEATLYTDFLPARDWLANKS
- a CDS encoding SDR family NAD(P)-dependent oxidoreductase; its protein translation is MNENKQIAVITGAADGIGLALAKICLQRQMQVVMADNAKDDLQARVNELSQQAATEVLGIVCDVSREEEVRRLADHSMGHFGRIDLLINNAGISGRLAPVWKLSAAEIRQVFDVNVFGVIHGVQAFLPYMLKQQHSSHIVNMASFYGLCSGSNMSAYAMSKHAIVSLSESLYFELQPLNPSIHVSVVCPSFVNTNLLINSFSANAEPIHKKVMELMGRGRPTEDVAQHIMHEINKKTFYILPDKEVKEYCVQRTQAIIEQTMPNEYAMEKIMRALSRRHPS
- a CDS encoding cold-shock protein — its product is MSQRETGQVKWFNEKKGFGFIINQQGDDIFVHYKDIQGVGFKTLRENDIVSFILDKGPKGLKAQDVIIMNE
- a CDS encoding S1C family serine protease, whose amino-acid sequence is MKLNGFRFICLFVAYCVSLSASAAKMDELLAYERNTIEIFQKASPKVIYVHRIKTVVNGSYELLHIPSGAGSGIIWDKEGHVVTNFHVINGADNLAVSIGKYTFPAKVIGAEPRKDIAVLALTSPKARELLQSFTPFEIAHTDELLVGQKAIAIGNPFGLDHSLTMGVISALGRQMPGIGGVTIRDMIQTDASINPGNSGGPLLDSSGRLIGMNTAIYSQSGSSAGVGFAVPADEIVRIVSQIIKNGRVVLAGIGVQRVDPSVALRLGVKKGILISEVLPNSPAAQAGLRGTYRDHWGRIHLGDVIVALDGQPVGNYDTLYNLQTKLNIGQEITLTVLRNGKRLNYKMKTIDIAAY
- a CDS encoding AsmA family protein; amino-acid sequence: MKLIKKSFLLLWMFLIIVVFVFWALIQFIKPESVKELLNKQITSLTGQDSRIDGDIHWQLFPRPGIKVTNIQIGESKQKAYYFLFIDNLHLNLQLTPLMKGKLIFNEINVDGFTANINPEIAATPQPDKTSTKHAPSETKSSSQFMTRFAIDTLLLTHGQLIITDHQNHIALTDLQIGVDQLNLNNHYFSIQLKGNIAGSLLNNQVNATLNFKGKTRLTTEALTHPQSIMQNLSLDGQLFLQNLQFNQFKIGKINANAMSKSGEITLNPLNLSLYEGEAIGHLNYRMTSKAFTLSQTATGLNAKQLLNDLTGNNLLKGKLDFSLHASGNLSEPNWQNRLQAKGNVTIKDGFLNFADIKKLVNHIAETIDLLMTQKSFDASLASLLDNMNLAAYQEGKTKFQLLSIQYDLKHDLLFNDSLLLQAEQLQVKGYGQIDLNNLSIANELLIKLLTSDKTINKIQELFDNGLPFKLSGKMSMPMIYPDLRKISPVISTYLLKKSFDKPLKKLQKGLEEWLR